TTGGAGCCATTAGCAAAGTAGAATGATACACATTTGTAAACAACAGAATCAACTCCTGTACACTGGCATTGTATTACTGAACTAGTGCGAGTCCAGTATCCTTCACCAGTCACAAGCAATTATGAACAACCTCGTGAAATTACAACTTCCAAGCAAAAGTGATACACCGATCAAACAATGAACCAGTATTCAATGGAACAAGAGAAACCAGGAACAATCGACAACCAAGTAAGGCAGCAACATTAAGGCAAACTTAAACTCTACTTCAAGTTGTTCCCGCATAATATCTAGTAACAAGGTAAAGGAAGTGGGATCGGCCCGGACCTAGGTGGCCGATGGAGGCTGCAATACCTATACAATCCAACCGATGATAGAAAAACTTGGGGCTGCACTATCTATATATGGCAACTCCACCCACACAAGTACCATTTGAAAAGCAGAGAGTGTGACAAATCCTAAAAGGCTAACAACTTTAGTGATCGCTGAGGGCAGAAAACAACTCCACAAGGAGAAACTTCTTCCACCAATCCCTCATCCTAGACATGCAGCCTTCCAgctcaaaaaacaaaaaaccatcACAGAAGATCAAACAAATCAACTTCCATGCCTCCCAACTGTAATCGGTATCTTAATCGCATCTTAAACCTACATATCTCATCAGATCAGCAACATCCTTAAAACCAACAGCCTAGGACTAAGATCCTGATCCGGAAAGCTCAATCTCACACTAAAATGAGACAGACACCACATTCTCAAGCTAATACCAAATCTTCATCTCAGTTCACATATCACTCATCAATAGTCCACACAATCGTAATCCAATTGACAAGGCTCAGAGTACCTCTACCAGAAACCAGCCATCCCATTCATTTAGCATACCAGATATCTCATCGTAAGTCCTAACCCTATCCATCTACCAGAACacaaatcaacacaaaccacAGACTAACAATACACTCAAAAACCAAATCaaggcaaaaaaaaatattatcgGCGGCAATATCAAAAACACATTATAGCATTTAAACCACCACAAAATCCATACGTCTCCTATCGAAGATCCAATACACATAAACCAAGCATTAAAACATAAACACGGTTCCGAAATCTCCATCCATTCTTAGCTTAAAAACTAAGAAAAGCATTTCACCGAGTCACTAATTTCCGCTACCAAAATCAATCAAAGAGCCGGCGACCCCAAACCTCAGTCGACGTTCTGCATGATATCCTCGGCGGTGAACTTGGTGCCCTTGTCCTTATCGGCGGCGGCTCTCCCCTTGGCCTTGCGGTCCAGCAGCGACTTGCGATCCTTGTCGAGCCTGAGCTTGGTGATGAGCACCTTGGAGGGGTTGATGCCGACGTTGACCGTGGAGCCGTTGACCTTCTCGCGGGTGATGCGCTCGATGTGGATGACCCACTTGCGGCGGTAGACCTGGACGACCTTGCCCTCGCGGCCCTTGTAGGTCCCGCGCACCACCTGGACCTCGTCGTCCTTGCGCACCGGCATCGACCGGACGTTGTACTTCGACCGGAGGTCGGTGGAGAGCGGCGCGCTCATCAGCACGCGGCGGACGCTCGACGGCGCCGTGAAGTGGGCCTTGCGGCTCTTGCGGCGGGAGCTCGAGACGCGTGGGttcctcttcatcttctctccgggctctttctctctcttaggGTTTTGCTCTCGGCCTCTGGCTCTTTTAGCTCTGTGACGgcaaatgagagagagaggtttaACTAGGAGAAGAACACCGAAACGACGTCGTAGGGATGTATTAGGGTTTTCTTGAGTATGGGGCAGGCTGTGGCTGTGGGCTCTTATGCATTTGCTGTGTTATACGGAGGCCCAATGGATGGTGTCATATCAGAATCACAAACTAAACTAGCTATGAACAATTCCCTGTTTTGTTTCCGGTAGAGGTCAATTCGTCACATACGAAATCGCGACTATTCTAGTGAAGAGTTGGCAATTTGGCGTCCTCTAGTGTGCACACCACCAGAGGTTGTGTTACAATTCGCAGTCtagttttgttgttgttttttttttatatagaaAAAGTAGTGaacacaaattaaataaatggTCGAGTTTGTTGTACGGTTGTTTGTGAGTGTTATGTTTAACACGGTTATATTTTGCTCGTGCATCCGGTACCAAAAGCTAAAACATATTCATGGCTAGTATGTCAATTTCGTATATTGTATTAGATTACATGAACCGGTTGTGTTTCCTAGTGCATTTGATGTTTCCGCGGAAGGAGAAAATCACTTCAATCGTCACAAACAAGTCACTGTGCGGATTTGTCACACATACATAAGCAATGCCCCGTGTTACAAGTCCCATACAATATGAAAGTCATAGTCATAGAGGTATTGATATCAGATACAGTTAGCAACACAAATGGAGATATCATTCTGTATCACACTATATTATGCATGAATCTTCACTGATGTCTCATGACGTACTGGTATATATTGCTTGATATGCGATTCGATGTTTCACTGCAGTTTcta
This genomic interval from Argentina anserina chromosome 1, drPotAnse1.1, whole genome shotgun sequence contains the following:
- the LOC126805066 gene encoding 60S ribosomal protein L26-1, whose translation is MKRNPRVSSSRRKSRKAHFTAPSSVRRVLMSAPLSTDLRSKYNVRSMPVRKDDEVQVVRGTYKGREGKVVQVYRRKWVIHIERITREKVNGSTVNVGINPSKVLITKLRLDKDRKSLLDRKAKGRAAADKDKGTKFTAEDIMQNVD